The sequence AAGTTGTCAGTGAGTGTATTGCTCTAATTCCTGAACTCTTTTTCCACTAGTTGGTATTTCAGGAGGTGTCCACTCCATTAACAAACTCACACTATCTTGGTTCTTACCTCGGAGCCATGTCCTCAGCTGAGCAGAACTTGGAGCGCTTCCAAGCAGAGGCCATTGCCAGAAACTGCTGTGATACCCCTGTCAGAAATCTCTTCATGTCAGGTAACAAGCCTTGTgtgatatatttacatttacagaatttggcagacgtcctaaaagtgctatatacagtatataaatgttTCCATGGTTCTTTGATATACTTTGAAAAGGATGGGTCACTTATGGCTGGAGGCACTTTTATATCCCTTATGAAATTTAGTGACTGCTCAGCTCCTGCTTTAAATTTGTGTACTTTGtactttaaatgtgtgtgtgtttgttcgggTTTGCAGGTCAGGACGTGTTTAGCTTTGGTATTGCAGGTTCATTACATGGTGGCCTTCTCTGTGCCGCCACAGTGCTCAAACAGATTGTGTACATCGACCTcttgatgatgaagaagaaactgAAGAGGAAGAAAGCGAGAGGAACTGCTGAACATGTCAAAAAGCTGCAGTGAATCAGAAGGAAATGCTACAGCCACTTAGAGAAGCAACAATCTGCTAATTAGTGGCAGAAATTAATGTGTTTGAATGAAAATGTgtatgaaggaaggaaggaaggaaggaaggaaggaaggaatcttttcattaatgaatatattgtggtacttatatttttttatacatattgtGGTATGTATAATGTCATTTTACTCCTGATGCCTATAGTCAAAATGACTTCAAGTCAAAAGGCTAGATTTACTTTAATTCATActtgaaatgttttaatgacaaaaaaaaatcaacaaacaaatataaatgaacaaaaaatgtttaaaagagtttttgtgatttaatttaaaaaaaaaacctgaataaGAACTTAATATAATGAACTTAATAATACCAAATGTATCACATGCCATATGTTTATAATCATTGATATTTAATAACATTTCCAAGAAAGATCATGATCGTTATTTAAATCCATGGCTCTAACTTCTAATACTGTCTATTGTAATGAAACATGCCAATAGAAGTCACTGGTGAATCTAAACAGTCCTTAGTAGTGAATGAGTTCATGATTGTGTGCGGTGTCCTGTACTGAACCACCAGTCCTGCATCACTCAGTATTCCTGGAATAGACTCTGGAATCCCTGCAACCCTTAAAAGGATAAAATGTTTACGGAAGACGCCAACCTAGGGCAATCAGTCCCCAGCTTGTATCCAGCTGGAATGCTACTCCTTGATCCACAGTGATCTTGAAAGGTTTTCGACAGCTTTGATGATATTCTTGGTGGCTCTTGTTCCCTGCAACCCTTTAATGAAAAGCAGAGTGAGTGTCCAATATAGAGACTGCATAGAGCATCCCTTCTAAATGGGTTCCCCATACCTTCTACATTCCTTTTCctgtttgaaatattttgcattatacTAATTCGCCTCCTCAATCCAGGCTTCCTGGTGACAGTGAGTTCCAACATAATCACTTGATTAGAACAGTCTGATGTTTGAACAAATCAGACCTATGTCATACCTAAACCTTTTCCATAAGTGTCAAATTCTTCCTTAGATCAATCCGAATTGCAAAAGGGCAACGCTGATTAGGCTTTTTGGTAGGCACAGCCACCTTCCAAAAAACTGGCTGATCTTTCACTCTATGTCCTCCACAATGGTCATTGCATCTTCTTATAGCAGCAATGGCCAGAGAAGTCTTGTCAGTATACCATACTGGTTAATCCAACATCACAGAATTCCTGACTTATCCTGTGCTTACAGTCAAGCTTTCAGTTCTGTACAAGTTGACAGTGTACAACTGTTGCAGTGTCTCTCTGGGTGCACTTGAAGACCTTTCCCAAGCTCCTCACAGGCTTCTCAAAAACAGATGGCATTTGGATTCTTCTCAGAAAGAAGCAAAAGTGGTTGTAAAACACTTTTTGTCTTATTCCGGACAAATATCCCAGATTTGTTTGGCTTGAAACTCATATTTGTACAAGGAATGAGCAATTTTAGTTGGTGGAGGAGCCATTGTCATTTTGGCACTGATGATTGGGTGAATTATGCCAAATCTGGACAGGGGGCCCTACATTCCGTTTTTAGCATGATCATTGCCATGGTAATCAAGGATCATCTAGTGATGATGTTTTCTCTAGGTGATGCTATGTATATGATGCTGTCCCAGAGGTGAATTTCAAACTGAAACTTTTGCAGTCCAGGATGAATTATTTAATCCTCTCTGGTGTTTTGTCATGGTATTTTGTCAGCTCTAGTGCTAGACATTTATGTTGAATGTATCCATAGGCATTGCAAAGGTCTAGCCGAACAGTTGAAACTTTGCTATTCTCGTTTGCCTCATAGATCAGCTAGATAACCATTCCTGTGCGCTCTGTTCTGTGCGCTCTGACTTACTCCCCTTTAAACTGGTGTGTCAAGGTAGGAATCCCTCATTAGGTACACTGTCAGGCAGTTAGCAAGGATCTTGAAAAAGATTCAACAACTGCCCCTGAGCTTGTGTCCTACATTGAGGCCCAGTCTAGTAGAAATCTTCAATCAAGGGACTTCTGTAGACAAGGACCTCAAGGAGAAATgagtttttttattacatacttatGTCTTCGTAGTAATTACAGAACACTTTCTGAAGGATTCCAATATGCATAGGCTTAACACTGCAACAACACTTTTCTTCCGTAATGCTTAACTACAACCGAGTATCTTGAGTACCATCTGGTGGTACATTAATGTAACATATGTTTGGATTTCTGTAACGCTGTTTTGTGACACTTTGTTAAATGGGCTATATTAATAAAATTGATTGtcctttctcattttttttgtaatatatgagcagtttatttaaagaaaatatctCTGCAAATCTCTAGATGTGGAGCTTCACAGATGTCAGAGTATTGGTCAAGCTTTTTCCGGTCCACTAAAGCACTCTTCCTACCTGTCTATCAAAATGCTTAATCTTATTCTCCAAACTTCATCTCAGGATTAAGAACTAAGCATTTTATCTTATCAACTTACTGTCCCTCAAACTCAGTACATCCTTTTTCTGCTGTGCTCTCACCTAATCATACACTGTATTTCTGTACAAGCCCTTGACCTCGCTCACTTGAGGGGGAAAAGATTCATTCAAAAACCAAGAGTGAGAATCAGGATACCAAACCTTCACTGTTCAACTGTTGACTGTTGAGGTTTGTCCCAAGCAGTATACTACCATATTAAATAGGGGCCCAGACACACTAGCTGACGAAGGCTCACAATATCATGGAGCATTGCAATCATCTAGCTACGAACAAACTGTTAGTTAACCAGGTTAACATCTGATAGGTGCTTTCAATGCTCACATAACTGTGTTGGTCTTCTAAATGTCAACTCAACAGCATCGCACACTACATACTCAGCGATTCTCTGCAGCTCTTTAAGTAAACATTGCACCCAACCACAATCTAATAATATACGCTACTTCTACTATTTGTAATTATTGAAATGATTGCCATATGATTTGCATATGTCAAATTAAACTTAATAGACTGAATTTGACATTGACTTTAACAGTTACAAGTAAGTGGTTTTAGTTTTACTCTCATTCTGGATATGATCTTGGGAAGGTCCACACCACCAGAGGGCACCTCCCCTAAATTCTAAAGAAATTTCTTCTGTTGTtctgcttattattatataaaacacatgGTTCTTCTCAGGTGAAGCCTTACTGAGTCTTAAGTTGTGTAAGTTCTGCATTGCTTTTTCTTGCTTTGACTCGCATGTGATCCTtgcctttgtttctttcttaactatatattttatatataatttggaATGACTTGAGATCAGTTTGTTGAGTTTTTGGTTTATGgataataatgtttatagacCTCCAGCACATGAAGCTTTACAACTTCTCTGAGTCGTGTCCTCAGTTTGCAAAGGCggttattacacatttatttaaattgtaattaagctatgtatttaatatattttgcatGCAATTAGTACATATAGTATAGCTTGGTTTACTGATGCTTCAGGTAAAAATATGGACATTtatgccatatatatatatatatatgtcaatCCCTGTCACCAAAGACAACATTCCTAAAGGAAAGGACATATCTGAAATTTAAGCAATGGACTGTTCTTATTTGTCAATGTTCCAAAAGCACTGGAACCATAGAGAATCAATAGTTTTTATAATACTTCTAATACTGTATAGGAATATActtttagtattttatatatatatatatatatatatatatatatatatatatatatatatatatatatatatatatagtatttagtCAGCCACCAATTGTGCAAATTCTCCAACTTAAAAAGATGAGAGGTCTGTAATTTTCATCATAGGTACACTTCAACTATGAGAGACAGAATGGGGGAAAGAATCCAGGAAATCACATTGTaggatttttaatgaattaattggtaaaataagtatttgttCACCTACAAAAAAGATTTCTGGCTCTCACAGACCTGTAACAACTTCCTTAAGAGGCTCCTCTGTCCTCCACTCGTTACCTGTATTAACGGCACCTGTTTGAACTCGTTATCAGTATAAAAGGCACCTGTCCACAACCTCAAACAGTCAGAATCAAAACTCCACTatggccaagaccaaagagctgtcaaAGGACACCAGAAACAAAATTGTAGACATGCACCAGGCTGGAAAGACTGAATCTGCAATAGGTAAGCAGCTTGGTTGAAGACAACCTCAAAACCACTGATAATCTAACTCGATCTGGGACTACACGCAAGATCTCCCCCCGTGGGGTCATAATGATCACAAGAACGGTGAGCAAAAATCCCTGAACCACACGGGGGGGCCTAGTGAATGACCTGCAGAGAGCTGTGACCAAAGTAAAAAGGCTACCATCAGTAACACACTACGCCGTCAGGGTCTCAAATCCTGCAGTGCCAGACGTGTCCCCCTGTTGAAGCCAGTACATATCTGGGCCCATCTGAAGTTTGCTAAAGCGCATTTGGATGATCCAGAAGAGGTACATATGTCATATGGTCATGGGAGAATGTCAtatggtcagatgaaaccaaaatagaactttttggtaAAAACTCAACTTGTCATGTTTGGAGGAGAAAGAATGCTGAATTGCATCCAAAGAACACCGTacctactgtgaagcatgggggtggaaacatcatgctttggggctgtttttcTGCAAAGGGACCAGGACGACTGATTCATGTAAAGGAAAGAATGAATGGGGCCATGTATCGTGCGATTTTGAGTGAATTTGAAAAACCATGTTGCCCTGCGACAGCCCCAAAATATCACTGCTCTAGAGGTGATCTGCATGGAGGAATGGGCCAAACTACCagcaacagtgtgtaaaaacctTGTGGAGACTTAGAGAAAATGTTTGACCTGTCTCATTGCCAACAAAGGGTATAACAAAGTATTGAAGATGAACTTTTGttatagaacaaaaaaaaaatcagacaatgtgattttctggattttttttctcattttgtctCTCATTGTTGAAGTGTACCTATGATGAAAATTACAGGTCTCTCTGATATTTTTAAGTGGGAGAACTGGCACAATTGGTGGCtgactaaatacttttttgccCCACTGTATTTAAAAAGCTTAATTTTTGACAGGATGGCATTTACACTATATCTAAATAACAATAACCTATAATCTAAACCTACAGTAATAGCAATGCTCTTACTCATTATTTCTAAGAATTTGGTTTGGCCTAAGAAACATTACATATGTTACATTACAGCTGATTATTATCCCCATATATCACCTCTTATCtttacttttggccatataaattaatttatctCTCATGTCTTTAGACCTTTAGCACTTGCTGGTTATAAAATGGCTTATGCGAGAATAATTTCATCAGTGGTGCTACAATAATCAGTTCATACAACACTGCAGCAGCAACTGTGCAGCTttactcattctgtctacagCAGCTGTGTTGTTTCCTTCAGGATGTGGTTCCTGGTGCTGTTGGTGTGGTTTCTGGTTTGGGCCGGCGGTACTTACTGGTTCCTGTTTGGCAAACCCAGCCCTTTCTCACTGGAGTCCGTTAGACCGCCCGGACCTTTAGAGATGGA is a genomic window of Tachysurus fulvidraco isolate hzauxx_2018 chromosome 8, HZAU_PFXX_2.0, whole genome shotgun sequence containing:
- the LOC113653620 gene encoding inactive all-trans-retinol 13,14-reductase-like, whose translation is MDEYFSLEKEEAPDNIPMMHFMFPSAKDPTIKIRHPGKSCMTMLIIINYEWFEEWKDIQVMKRGDDYVAYKMRFANNLFDWACSHFPKLRDKLVFQEVSTPLTNSHYLGSYLGAMSSAEQNLERFQAEAIARNCCDTPVRNLFMSGQDVFSFGIAGSLHGGLLCAATVLKQIVYIDLLMMKKKLKRKKARGTAEHVKKLQ